One Desulfosalsimonas propionicica DNA window includes the following coding sequences:
- a CDS encoding ABC transporter ATP-binding protein has product MSGTAKPMTGNDPILEIRDVDKAFGGVQALDRIGFALEKASITGLIGPNGAGKTTLFNVITGILAPDAGDIRFAGQSIENLEVHQRVALGIARTFQNVELFESMTALENILVGLYTRTRAGMIQSMLRLPRTRQEEARARDQAMELLNFVGLRDYAGRKSGDLPFGWQRMLEVARAMAAQPRLLLLDEPAAGLNMSETGHLGELIKEIRSQGITILLVEHDMSLTMSISDLIVVLDQGRKIAEGPPRAVQEDEAVMAAYLGKKANPTND; this is encoded by the coding sequence ATGAGCGGTACCGCAAAACCCATGACCGGCAATGACCCCATTCTGGAGATCCGGGACGTGGACAAGGCCTTTGGCGGGGTCCAGGCCCTGGACCGGATCGGATTTGCCCTGGAAAAAGCCTCGATCACCGGATTGATCGGCCCCAACGGCGCGGGCAAGACCACTTTGTTCAATGTGATAACGGGAATATTGGCCCCGGATGCCGGCGACATCCGCTTTGCCGGCCAATCCATTGAAAATCTGGAAGTCCACCAGCGGGTTGCCCTTGGCATTGCCCGCACATTCCAGAACGTGGAGCTTTTCGAAAGCATGACCGCGCTGGAAAACATTCTGGTGGGCCTCTATACCCGGACCCGGGCGGGTATGATCCAAAGCATGCTGCGCCTGCCCCGCACCCGGCAGGAGGAAGCCCGTGCCCGGGACCAGGCCATGGAACTTTTAAATTTTGTAGGGCTCCGGGATTACGCCGGCCGTAAAAGCGGGGATTTGCCCTTTGGGTGGCAGCGAATGCTGGAAGTGGCCCGGGCCATGGCAGCACAACCGCGTTTGCTGCTGCTCGATGAACCGGCAGCCGGATTAAACATGTCAGAAACCGGCCATCTCGGAGAACTGATCAAAGAAATCCGCAGCCAGGGCATCACGATTCTGCTGGTGGAGCATGACATGAGCCTGACCATGTCCATCTCCGATCTGATCGTGGTGCTGGACCAGGGCAGAAAAATCGCCGAAGGCCCTCCGAGAGCGGTTCAGGAGGACGAGGCGGTCATGGCGGCCTACCTGGGCAAAAAAGCAAACCCGACAAACGATTGA
- a CDS encoding branched-chain amino acid ABC transporter permease, whose amino-acid sequence MDDKYLPAIYTAFALGIAFLGWRIDNAYYLQLLIFIGLNTLLALSLNMLMGYAGQISLGHAAFYGIGAYVTAILTTTYQVPPLLALPAAVGAAMVIAWIVGMPTLRLSGYYLGMGTLGFGMIVHIVLREWGSLTGGASGFVGIPPLKIGPVSFASSKSYFFLVWAVVLAMIILCRRIIDSRVGRALCAIHDGEKAAAAVGVNTRRLKLQVFVLSAGIAALAGFLYAHLIFFISPGSFGFMASIKIVTMVVIGGMASIWGALFGASLLTLLPEWLHAFSEFEMVIYGLILMVVMIFMPRGLTRGLVDIYERYRKTHDRQ is encoded by the coding sequence ATGGACGATAAATATCTGCCCGCAATCTATACAGCCTTTGCCCTTGGCATCGCTTTTCTGGGATGGCGCATTGACAATGCCTATTATCTGCAGCTGCTGATCTTCATCGGGTTAAACACCTTGCTGGCCCTTTCTCTGAACATGCTCATGGGCTATGCCGGCCAGATATCCCTGGGACATGCGGCCTTTTACGGCATTGGCGCGTATGTGACCGCGATACTGACCACCACTTACCAGGTGCCGCCCCTGCTCGCCCTTCCGGCCGCTGTTGGTGCGGCCATGGTGATCGCCTGGATCGTTGGCATGCCCACGCTTCGGCTTTCCGGTTATTACCTGGGCATGGGGACCCTGGGATTTGGCATGATCGTCCATATTGTGCTTCGGGAATGGGGCAGTCTAACCGGGGGTGCATCCGGATTTGTGGGGATTCCGCCCCTGAAGATCGGTCCTGTCAGCTTTGCCTCCAGCAAATCCTACTTTTTTCTGGTATGGGCGGTGGTGCTGGCAATGATCATCCTTTGCCGGCGCATTATTGATTCCCGGGTGGGCCGGGCCCTTTGTGCGATCCATGACGGGGAAAAGGCCGCGGCCGCCGTGGGCGTCAACACCCGGCGCTTAAAGCTCCAGGTATTTGTTTTAAGTGCGGGAATTGCCGCTCTGGCCGGATTTCTCTACGCCCACCTGATATTTTTTATCAGCCCGGGCAGCTTTGGTTTCATGGCCTCCATCAAAATTGTGACCATGGTGGTCATCGGCGGGATGGCCAGCATCTGGGGAGCCCTTTTCGGCGCATCGCTTCTCACCCTTTTGCCGGAATGGCTTCATGCCTTTTCGGAATTCGAGATGGTGATATACGGCCTGATCCTCATGGTCGTGATGATTTTCATGCCCCGGGGGCTGACTCGGGGACTGGTGGATATTTATGAGCGGTACCGCAAAACCCATGACCGGCAATGA
- a CDS encoding branched-chain amino acid ABC transporter permease, whose product MQELLQYLFSGMTNGAVYAVIALGFSMLYSSTDLINFAHGEFVMLGALCMVSLTAGAGLALVPAFFVTVAAVAAAGMLFERLAIRPVRHPEPIVLIIITVGASIFLRGTGMLIWGKDAHSMPPFLDIAPIDIAGARLLAQSVWILVIVTALAAGLHLFYKKTLTGKAMTACAVNKKGAWIVGIPFKWMVLLAFGLSTGLGAVAGASIAPITMSSYDMGTILGLKGFCGAMLGGLGSLWGAILGGFLLGILEAMGVGFVSSGFKDATAFLLLLLVLYVRPQGILGTAEIKRF is encoded by the coding sequence ATGCAGGAACTTTTGCAATACCTGTTTTCAGGCATGACCAACGGGGCTGTGTACGCAGTGATTGCCCTGGGGTTTTCCATGCTCTACAGTTCCACGGACCTGATTAATTTCGCACACGGGGAATTTGTCATGCTCGGCGCCCTGTGCATGGTCAGCCTGACAGCAGGTGCGGGGCTCGCCCTGGTGCCCGCGTTTTTTGTCACCGTTGCGGCAGTCGCCGCAGCAGGGATGCTTTTTGAACGGCTGGCCATCCGGCCGGTTCGGCATCCCGAACCCATTGTACTGATTATCATTACCGTGGGGGCCTCAATATTTCTGCGGGGCACGGGCATGCTTATCTGGGGAAAGGATGCCCACAGCATGCCGCCATTTCTCGACATTGCCCCCATTGACATCGCAGGCGCCCGCCTGCTGGCCCAAAGCGTCTGGATTCTTGTGATTGTCACCGCGCTTGCCGCCGGCCTGCACCTGTTTTACAAAAAAACACTCACCGGAAAAGCCATGACCGCATGTGCGGTAAATAAAAAAGGGGCATGGATCGTCGGAATCCCGTTTAAATGGATGGTGCTGCTGGCATTCGGCCTGTCCACCGGCCTGGGGGCCGTGGCCGGGGCCAGCATCGCACCGATTACCATGTCGAGCTACGACATGGGCACCATCCTGGGGCTAAAAGGGTTCTGCGGGGCCATGCTCGGCGGCCTGGGCAGCCTGTGGGGGGCGATTTTGGGCGGCTTTTTGCTCGGGATCCTCGAGGCCATGGGTGTGGGATTTGTCTCCTCGGGATTTAAAGATGCAACCGCCTTTCTGCTGCTGTTGCTGGTACTCTATGTCCGGCCCCAGGGTATTTTGGGCACAGCCGAGATCAAACGGTTTTAA
- a CDS encoding ABC transporter substrate-binding protein — translation MRFIRKCRLVLQAAALLCAVVFAANPAAGADSGKNPMKIGGIFSVTGPASFLGDPEKKSMELAIEEINAAGGVDGRMLEAVIYDTEGDPSKAVMAAGKLINKDQVTAIVGPSRTPTTLAVVPMVERAGLPFVSCAAGNKIVEPIKPWVFKTAQSDIQAVASIYAHLEKQGIDRIGTLTVANSFGESGREQLIEQAGDFGITVVRSESFGAGDTDMTSQLTKIRQEKPGAIICWGTNPGPAVVAKNVEQLGLDIPLYQSHGVASPKFIELAGDSAEGILLPTGKILVADLLPDDDPQKQVLTDYIDAYENKYDETVSGFGGYAYDAVYLLARAMAGTGGDKAKIRENLENIREHVGISGVFSFSQTDHNGLDPSAFVMVRITDGKWQLVK, via the coding sequence ATGCGCTTTATCAGAAAATGCCGTCTTGTTTTGCAAGCTGCAGCTTTGCTGTGCGCGGTTGTCTTTGCAGCCAATCCCGCTGCCGGCGCCGATTCCGGGAAAAACCCGATGAAAATCGGCGGCATATTTTCCGTTACCGGACCTGCCTCCTTTCTCGGTGATCCCGAGAAAAAATCCATGGAACTGGCCATTGAAGAAATCAATGCTGCAGGCGGCGTTGACGGCCGGATGCTGGAAGCCGTCATCTATGACACCGAGGGAGATCCGTCAAAAGCCGTGATGGCAGCCGGTAAACTCATCAACAAGGACCAGGTCACGGCGATCGTTGGTCCCAGCAGAACCCCCACAACACTGGCCGTAGTGCCAATGGTTGAGCGGGCGGGCCTTCCTTTTGTCAGCTGTGCGGCCGGCAACAAAATCGTCGAACCCATAAAGCCCTGGGTTTTTAAAACCGCCCAGAGCGACATTCAGGCCGTGGCGTCCATCTATGCCCACCTTGAAAAACAGGGCATTGACAGGATCGGCACTCTCACCGTGGCCAATTCATTTGGGGAAAGCGGCAGGGAACAATTAATAGAGCAGGCAGGGGATTTCGGCATCACTGTGGTGCGCAGCGAAAGCTTTGGCGCCGGGGATACGGACATGACCTCCCAGCTCACCAAGATCCGTCAGGAAAAACCCGGGGCCATCATCTGCTGGGGAACCAATCCGGGGCCGGCGGTTGTGGCCAAAAACGTCGAGCAGCTCGGCCTTGACATTCCCCTCTACCAGAGCCACGGCGTGGCATCCCCGAAATTCATCGAGCTGGCCGGAGATTCGGCCGAAGGCATACTGCTGCCAACCGGAAAGATCCTCGTGGCCGATCTGCTGCCGGATGATGATCCCCAAAAACAGGTGCTGACCGATTACATTGACGCCTATGAAAACAAGTATGACGAAACGGTTTCCGGATTCGGGGGATATGCCTATGATGCGGTTTATCTGCTGGCCCGTGCCATGGCGGGCACCGGCGGGGACAAAGCAAAAATCCGGGAAAACCTAGAAAATATCAGGGAGCACGTGGGCATCAGCGGGGTATTTTCCTTCAGCCAAACCGATCACAACGGCCTGGACCCGTCAGCCTTTGTAATGGTGCGCATCACCGACGGCAAGTGGCAGCTGGTGAAATAA
- a CDS encoding ACT domain-containing protein yields MQAEQISIFLENKAGRLSDVTGILWQNQVNIRALAVADTTDFGVLRLIVDDNAKAEQVLKNAGFTVRKTKVVAVEVADQPGGLHSILEMLYKAGINVEYMYAFVRQSGDNAVMIFRFDQPEQAIDVLSQNGVTIVEGARLYTM; encoded by the coding sequence ATGCAAGCCGAACAGATTTCGATTTTCCTGGAAAACAAAGCCGGCCGCCTCTCTGATGTGACCGGGATTCTCTGGCAGAATCAGGTCAACATCCGGGCCCTTGCCGTGGCTGACACAACCGATTTCGGAGTGCTGCGCCTGATTGTCGACGACAATGCCAAAGCCGAGCAGGTTCTGAAAAATGCCGGATTCACGGTGCGCAAAACCAAGGTGGTGGCCGTGGAGGTTGCAGACCAGCCCGGCGGACTCCACAGCATCCTGGAAATGCTCTACAAAGCCGGCATCAACGTGGAATACATGTATGCCTTTGTCCGCCAGAGCGGGGACAATGCCGTGATGATCTTCCGGTTTGACCAGCCGGAACAGGCCATTGACGTACTTTCCCAAAACGGGGTGACCATTGTGGAAGGCGCGCGGCTCTATACCATGTAG
- a CDS encoding phenylacetate--CoA ligase family protein codes for MIYDIEYETMPREALESIQLRRLQATVSRVYATVPHYRKKFDQAGLKPGDIQQIEDLQRLPFTIKQDLRDNYPFGMFAVPMDNVVRIHASSGTTGKPTVVGYTSRDINTWAELMARALSAGGATRGDIIHNAYGYGLFTGGLGVHYGAEKLGASVIPVSGGNTKRQVVIMRDFAPTILTATPSYSLHLAEAAEDMGVSFKDLSFKFGIFGAEPWSENMRKEIEEKLNLSAVDIYGLSEVLGPGVSIECHEAKNGLHIAEDHFIAEIIDPVTEEVLPYGETGELVLTSITKEAFPVIRYRTRDITRLNPEPCICGRTMIRMDKISGRTDDMLIIRGVNVFPSQIESVLMEIDGVEPHYQMEVDRKDNLDTVTVRVEVSQQMFSDEVKELQRFEQRIENDIKELLGISVDVKLAEPKSIARSEGKAARVIDRRKI; via the coding sequence ATGATATACGACATCGAGTATGAAACCATGCCCCGGGAAGCCCTGGAATCCATCCAGCTGCGGCGGCTGCAGGCAACAGTTTCCCGGGTGTATGCAACAGTTCCGCATTACAGGAAAAAATTTGACCAGGCCGGGCTGAAGCCCGGTGACATCCAGCAAATAGAAGACCTGCAGCGGCTGCCTTTCACCATTAAACAGGATTTGCGGGATAATTATCCCTTTGGCATGTTTGCCGTTCCCATGGACAACGTGGTACGCATTCACGCATCCTCGGGCACCACTGGAAAACCCACGGTTGTGGGCTACACTTCCCGGGATATCAACACCTGGGCCGAACTCATGGCCCGAGCCCTTTCCGCAGGCGGGGCCACCCGGGGGGATATCATCCACAACGCCTACGGATATGGTTTGTTTACAGGCGGTCTGGGCGTACACTACGGGGCTGAAAAGCTCGGAGCATCTGTCATACCGGTCTCCGGAGGCAACACCAAGCGGCAGGTGGTTATAATGCGGGACTTTGCTCCCACCATTCTTACGGCCACCCCCTCCTACTCCCTGCACCTGGCCGAGGCGGCCGAGGACATGGGGGTATCATTTAAGGATCTGAGCTTTAAGTTCGGCATTTTCGGCGCCGAGCCCTGGTCCGAGAACATGCGAAAGGAAATCGAGGAAAAGCTCAACCTTTCGGCCGTGGATATCTACGGGTTAAGCGAAGTGCTCGGCCCCGGGGTTTCCATAGAATGCCACGAGGCCAAAAACGGCCTGCACATCGCAGAAGATCATTTTATTGCCGAAATCATTGATCCGGTCACCGAAGAAGTGCTGCCTTACGGAGAAACCGGCGAACTGGTGCTGACCTCCATCACCAAGGAGGCCTTTCCGGTCATCCGCTACCGCACACGGGACATTACCCGTTTGAATCCCGAGCCCTGCATTTGCGGGCGCACCATGATCCGGATGGACAAAATCAGCGGCAGAACCGATGACATGCTCATTATCCGGGGTGTAAACGTATTTCCCTCTCAGATCGAAAGCGTGCTCATGGAAATCGATGGCGTGGAGCCCCATTACCAGATGGAAGTGGATCGCAAAGACAACCTGGACACCGTCACGGTCCGGGTGGAAGTCAGCCAGCAGATGTTTTCCGACGAGGTCAAGGAACTCCAGCGCTTTGAACAGCGCATTGAAAACGATATCAAGGAACTGCTGGGCATATCCGTGGATGTCAAGCTCGCAGAACCCAAAAGCATTGCCCGAAGCGAGGGCAAGGCCGCAAGGGTCATTGACAGACGAAAGATTTAA